In Stigmatopora argus isolate UIUO_Sarg chromosome 10, RoL_Sarg_1.0, whole genome shotgun sequence, the following proteins share a genomic window:
- the LOC144083171 gene encoding uncharacterized protein LOC144083171 isoform X1: MKGQIRVTEKENGGYQVFEVRMRMRTPAHWPLLGRNLHLRGSFGRLHSENIPHRIGGGPTSPFCRKTHLLLSLSIARHRAGGKANRTGCGVWRAMASSWHGEVDDYKARSSGRGLAGSRPRFSYTEVKMLLEEVRRNRYILLRKFNHGVTAEAKKQKWAEITDQINGLGQNHREVRQIMKKWADLKCDGKRRMALLCAHAGSVGRRKRKSLDSVEKMVQGILLMSPTADALGEADEWDEVEWEPEPKPKRERERERDTPESKPTAGYPYPDARDGSLLGGLNLDFSPLSSPDKETSGDPFHSSEEDADPPSERDEKSPSAVPPEGGEYARPAPHSADEEDDDDNSSSSPSLSRSRGPSPLPSGGLAQLARRSVRQQRAGRHLLASVSRSLGALARSLRVLADGQRDFVRQSLTLQRETLGVLKGFSAAALTALRDGAERRRTLAKDSDAPPADPL; the protein is encoded by the exons ATGAAAGGTCAAATAAGAGTGACCGAAAAAGAAAACGGAGGATACCAAGTCTTCGAGGTGCGCATGCGCATGCGCACGCCAGCGCACTGGCCACTGCTCGGAAGAAACTTGCACCTAAGAGGTAGCTTCGGTCGGCTCCACTCGGAAAATATTCCACATCGTATCGGAGGAGGTCCGACATCGCCATTCTGTCGGAAAACACATCTTTTGTTGTCTCTCTCCATCGCACGCCATCGGGCAG GCGGCAAAGCCAATCGGACGGGTTGCGGCGTCTGGAGAGCCATGGCGAGCTCCTGGCACGGGGAGGTCGACGACTACAAGGCCAGATCGTCCGGCCGGGGCCTGGCGGGCTCCAGGCCCAGGTTCTCCTACACCGAAGTGAAAATGCTGCTGGAAGAAGTCAGGAGGAACCGCTACATCTTGCTGC GAAAGTTTAACCACGGCGTGACAGCGGAGGCCAAGAAGCAGAAGTGGGCGGAGATCACCGATCAGATCAACGGTCTGGGACAGAACCACCGAGAG GTGCGGCAAATCATGAAGAAGTGGGCGGACCTCAAGTGCGACGGCAAGCGGCGCATGGCCCTCCTGTGCGCCCACGCCGGCTCGGTGGgccggaggaagaggaagtcgCTGGACTCGGTGGAGAAGATGGTCCAAGGGATCCTGCTCATGAGTCCCACGGCAG ACGCGCTCGGCGAGGCGGACGAGTGGGACGAAGTGGAGTGGGAGCCGGAGCCAAAGCCAAaacgagagcgagagcgagagcgagacaCTCCGGAGAGCAAACCCACGGCCGGCTACCCCTACCCGGACGCCCGCGACGGCTCGCTGCTCGGAGGACTCAACCTGGACTTTTCCCCTCTTTCCTCGCCGGACAAGGAAACGAGCG GAGACCCCTTCCACTCTTCGGAGGAGGACGCAG ATCCTCCGTCGGAGCGCGACGAAAAGTCGCCGTCGGCGGTGCCCCCCGAGGGCGGCGAGTACGCGCGGCCCGCCCCCCACTCGGCGGACGAAGAAGATGACGACGACAACTCTTCCTCCTCCCCTTCCCTCTCCCGCTCCCGAGGGCCGTCGCCCCTGCCGTCGGGCGGCCTGGCCCAGCTGGCGCGTCGCAGCGTGCGGCAGCAGCGCGCCGGGCGCCACCTGCTGGCGTCCGTCTCGCGCTCGCTGGGCGCGCTGGCACGATCGCTGCGGGTGCTGGCCGACGGCCAGCGGGACTTTGTGCGCCAGTCGCTGACGCTTCAGCGGGAGACGCTGGGCGTGCTGAAAGGCTTCTCGGCCGCCGCCCTGACGGCGCTGAGGGACGGGGCGGAGCGCCGCCGGACGCTCGCCAAGGACTCGGACGCCCCGCCCGCCGACCCGCTTTAA
- the LOC144083171 gene encoding uncharacterized protein LOC144083171 isoform X2: MKGQIRVTEKENGGYQVFEVRMRMRTPAHWPLLGRNLHLRGGKANRTGCGVWRAMASSWHGEVDDYKARSSGRGLAGSRPRFSYTEVKMLLEEVRRNRYILLRKFNHGVTAEAKKQKWAEITDQINGLGQNHREVRQIMKKWADLKCDGKRRMALLCAHAGSVGRRKRKSLDSVEKMVQGILLMSPTADALGEADEWDEVEWEPEPKPKRERERERDTPESKPTAGYPYPDARDGSLLGGLNLDFSPLSSPDKETSGDPFHSSEEDADPPSERDEKSPSAVPPEGGEYARPAPHSADEEDDDDNSSSSPSLSRSRGPSPLPSGGLAQLARRSVRQQRAGRHLLASVSRSLGALARSLRVLADGQRDFVRQSLTLQRETLGVLKGFSAAALTALRDGAERRRTLAKDSDAPPADPL; this comes from the exons ATGAAAGGTCAAATAAGAGTGACCGAAAAAGAAAACGGAGGATACCAAGTCTTCGAGGTGCGCATGCGCATGCGCACGCCAGCGCACTGGCCACTGCTCGGAAGAAACTTGCACCTAAGAG GCGGCAAAGCCAATCGGACGGGTTGCGGCGTCTGGAGAGCCATGGCGAGCTCCTGGCACGGGGAGGTCGACGACTACAAGGCCAGATCGTCCGGCCGGGGCCTGGCGGGCTCCAGGCCCAGGTTCTCCTACACCGAAGTGAAAATGCTGCTGGAAGAAGTCAGGAGGAACCGCTACATCTTGCTGC GAAAGTTTAACCACGGCGTGACAGCGGAGGCCAAGAAGCAGAAGTGGGCGGAGATCACCGATCAGATCAACGGTCTGGGACAGAACCACCGAGAG GTGCGGCAAATCATGAAGAAGTGGGCGGACCTCAAGTGCGACGGCAAGCGGCGCATGGCCCTCCTGTGCGCCCACGCCGGCTCGGTGGgccggaggaagaggaagtcgCTGGACTCGGTGGAGAAGATGGTCCAAGGGATCCTGCTCATGAGTCCCACGGCAG ACGCGCTCGGCGAGGCGGACGAGTGGGACGAAGTGGAGTGGGAGCCGGAGCCAAAGCCAAaacgagagcgagagcgagagcgagacaCTCCGGAGAGCAAACCCACGGCCGGCTACCCCTACCCGGACGCCCGCGACGGCTCGCTGCTCGGAGGACTCAACCTGGACTTTTCCCCTCTTTCCTCGCCGGACAAGGAAACGAGCG GAGACCCCTTCCACTCTTCGGAGGAGGACGCAG ATCCTCCGTCGGAGCGCGACGAAAAGTCGCCGTCGGCGGTGCCCCCCGAGGGCGGCGAGTACGCGCGGCCCGCCCCCCACTCGGCGGACGAAGAAGATGACGACGACAACTCTTCCTCCTCCCCTTCCCTCTCCCGCTCCCGAGGGCCGTCGCCCCTGCCGTCGGGCGGCCTGGCCCAGCTGGCGCGTCGCAGCGTGCGGCAGCAGCGCGCCGGGCGCCACCTGCTGGCGTCCGTCTCGCGCTCGCTGGGCGCGCTGGCACGATCGCTGCGGGTGCTGGCCGACGGCCAGCGGGACTTTGTGCGCCAGTCGCTGACGCTTCAGCGGGAGACGCTGGGCGTGCTGAAAGGCTTCTCGGCCGCCGCCCTGACGGCGCTGAGGGACGGGGCGGAGCGCCGCCGGACGCTCGCCAAGGACTCGGACGCCCCGCCCGCCGACCCGCTTTAA
- the LOC144083171 gene encoding uncharacterized protein LOC144083171 isoform X3 yields MKGQIRVTEKENGGYQVFEVRMRMRTPAHWPLLGRNLHLRGSFGRLHSENIPHRIGGGPTSPFCRKTHLLLSLSIARHRAGGKANRTGCGVWRAMASSWHGEVDDYKARSSGRGLAGSRPRFSYTEVKMLLEEVRRNRYILLRKFNHGVTAEAKKQKWAEITDQINGLGQNHREVRQIMKKWADLKCDGKRRMALLCAHAGSVGRRKRKSLDSVEKMVQGILLMSPTADALGEADEWDEVEWEPEPKPKRERERERDTPESKPTAGYPYPDARDGSLLGGLNLDFSPLSSPDKETSGDPFHSSEEDILRRSATKSRRRRCPPRAASTRGPPPTRRTKKMTTTTLPPPLPSPAPEGRRPCRRAAWPSWRVAACGSSAPGATCWRPSRARWARWHDRCGCWPTASGTLCASR; encoded by the exons ATGAAAGGTCAAATAAGAGTGACCGAAAAAGAAAACGGAGGATACCAAGTCTTCGAGGTGCGCATGCGCATGCGCACGCCAGCGCACTGGCCACTGCTCGGAAGAAACTTGCACCTAAGAGGTAGCTTCGGTCGGCTCCACTCGGAAAATATTCCACATCGTATCGGAGGAGGTCCGACATCGCCATTCTGTCGGAAAACACATCTTTTGTTGTCTCTCTCCATCGCACGCCATCGGGCAG GCGGCAAAGCCAATCGGACGGGTTGCGGCGTCTGGAGAGCCATGGCGAGCTCCTGGCACGGGGAGGTCGACGACTACAAGGCCAGATCGTCCGGCCGGGGCCTGGCGGGCTCCAGGCCCAGGTTCTCCTACACCGAAGTGAAAATGCTGCTGGAAGAAGTCAGGAGGAACCGCTACATCTTGCTGC GAAAGTTTAACCACGGCGTGACAGCGGAGGCCAAGAAGCAGAAGTGGGCGGAGATCACCGATCAGATCAACGGTCTGGGACAGAACCACCGAGAG GTGCGGCAAATCATGAAGAAGTGGGCGGACCTCAAGTGCGACGGCAAGCGGCGCATGGCCCTCCTGTGCGCCCACGCCGGCTCGGTGGgccggaggaagaggaagtcgCTGGACTCGGTGGAGAAGATGGTCCAAGGGATCCTGCTCATGAGTCCCACGGCAG ACGCGCTCGGCGAGGCGGACGAGTGGGACGAAGTGGAGTGGGAGCCGGAGCCAAAGCCAAaacgagagcgagagcgagagcgagacaCTCCGGAGAGCAAACCCACGGCCGGCTACCCCTACCCGGACGCCCGCGACGGCTCGCTGCTCGGAGGACTCAACCTGGACTTTTCCCCTCTTTCCTCGCCGGACAAGGAAACGAGCG GAGACCCCTTCCACTCTTCGGAGGAGGAC ATCCTCCGTCGGAGCGCGACGAAAAGTCGCCGTCGGCGGTGCCCCCCGAGGGCGGCGAGTACGCGCGGCCCGCCCCCCACTCGGCGGACGAAGAAGATGACGACGACAACTCTTCCTCCTCCCCTTCCCTCTCCCGCTCCCGAGGGCCGTCGCCCCTGCCGTCGGGCGGCCTGGCCCAGCTGGCGCGTCGCAGCGTGCGGCAGCAGCGCGCCGGGCGCCACCTGCTGGCGTCCGTCTCGCGCTCGCTGGGCGCGCTGGCACGATCGCTGCGGGTGCTGGCCGACGGCCAGCGGGACTTTGTGCGCCAGTCGCTGA
- the LOC144083174 gene encoding calpain small subunit 1-like isoform X2, translating to MNFAKHFIGGILNVVSNIDPAIFIPSAPPPPRRPLAFEEAHENDEEKAFRRAFKKLAGEDMEVSPKELMNILNQVLTKHQALKTDGFSIESCRSMVAVMDSDSTGKLGFHEFKHMWKNIKKWQKIYEAHDKDGSGVICARELGPSFQDAGFPLKDELYKMIIRRYSDEHGDMDFDNFVGCLVRLDAMCNAFKTLDKGNSGSISLDIQEWLQLTMYS from the exons ATGAATTTCGCCAAACACTTTATCGGTGGCATCTTGAACGTGGTCAG CAACATCGACCCGGCCATCTTCATCCCGTCGGCTCCG CCTCCGCCCCGCCGACCTCTGGCCTTTGAGGAAGCTCACGAGAACGATGAGGAGAAGGCCTTCCGCAGGGCTTTCAAGAAGCTGGCCGGAGAG GACATGGAAGTGAGCCCCAAAGAGTTGATGAACATCCTCAACCAAGTGCTCACCAAGC ATCAAGCTTTGAAGACGGACGGCTTCAGCATCGAGTCATGCCGAAGCATGGTGGCCGTCATGGAC AGCGACAGCACGGGCAAGCTGGGCTTCCACGAGTTCAAGCACATGTGGAAGAACATCAAGAAGTGGCAGAAGATCTACGAGGCCCACGACAAGGACGGCTCGGGCGTCATCTGCGCCCGAGAGCTGGGGCCCTCCTTCCAGGACGCCG GTTTCCCCCTCAAGGACGAACTGTACAAGATGATCATCCGGCGCTACAGCGACGAGCACGGCGACATGGACTTTGACAACTTTGTGGGCTGCCTTGTGCGGCTGGACGCCATGTGCA ATGCCTTCAAGACGCTGGACAAAGGGAACAGCGGCTCCATCAGCCTGGACATCCAAGAG TGGCTTCAGCTGACCATGTACTCGTGA
- the LOC144083174 gene encoding calpain small subunit 1-like isoform X1, protein MNFAKHFIGGILNVVSNIDPAIFIPSAPPPPRRPLAFEEAHENDEEKAFRRAFKKLAGEVSATLVPKPTRGSLSLKAAHLEPWSIFFSFFAHSPSTSILQRAGGRWVGFRARPCLPTSVGPARPTRSSAFSRLARMWPGGAKPTAFVCRTVKCMRGAKMSICVCVQDMEVSPKELMNILNQVLTKHQALKTDGFSIESCRSMVAVMDSDSTGKLGFHEFKHMWKNIKKWQKIYEAHDKDGSGVICARELGPSFQDAGFPLKDELYKMIIRRYSDEHGDMDFDNFVGCLVRLDAMCNAFKTLDKGNSGSISLDIQEWLQLTMYS, encoded by the exons ATGAATTTCGCCAAACACTTTATCGGTGGCATCTTGAACGTGGTCAG CAACATCGACCCGGCCATCTTCATCCCGTCGGCTCCG CCTCCGCCCCGCCGACCTCTGGCCTTTGAGGAAGCTCACGAGAACGATGAGGAGAAGGCCTTCCGCAGGGCTTTCAAGAAGCTGGCCGGAGAGGTGAGTGCCACGCTCGTGCCAAAAC CCACCCGTGGCTCGCTGTCGTTAAAAGCGGCACATTTGGAGCCTTGGtcgattttcttttctttttttgcacattcGCCGTCGACGTCCATTTTGCAGAGAGCGGGAGGCCGGTGGGTCGGGTTTCGGGCACGCCCGTGCCTTCCGACGTCGGTCGGCCCCGCCCGTCCCACTCGTTCTTCCGCTTTTTCCCGTCTCGCAAGAATGTGGCCCGGCGGCGCCAAGCCCACGGCGTTTGTTTGTCGAACTGTAAAATGTATGCGCGGGGCAAAAATGTCCATTTGTGTCTGTGTTCAGGACATGGAAGTGAGCCCCAAAGAGTTGATGAACATCCTCAACCAAGTGCTCACCAAGC ATCAAGCTTTGAAGACGGACGGCTTCAGCATCGAGTCATGCCGAAGCATGGTGGCCGTCATGGAC AGCGACAGCACGGGCAAGCTGGGCTTCCACGAGTTCAAGCACATGTGGAAGAACATCAAGAAGTGGCAGAAGATCTACGAGGCCCACGACAAGGACGGCTCGGGCGTCATCTGCGCCCGAGAGCTGGGGCCCTCCTTCCAGGACGCCG GTTTCCCCCTCAAGGACGAACTGTACAAGATGATCATCCGGCGCTACAGCGACGAGCACGGCGACATGGACTTTGACAACTTTGTGGGCTGCCTTGTGCGGCTGGACGCCATGTGCA ATGCCTTCAAGACGCTGGACAAAGGGAACAGCGGCTCCATCAGCCTGGACATCCAAGAG TGGCTTCAGCTGACCATGTACTCGTGA
- the LOC144083163 gene encoding SR-related and CTD-associated factor 4-like isoform X2, translated as MEAVSAFNSELFSMNEMQPPISRAKMMAVTKLAIKAIKLFKHVVQIVEKFIKRCKPELKVPGLYVVDSIVRQSRHQFGVEKDVFGPRFLKNFSETFQNLLLCPEDDKAKIVRVLNLWQKNAMFDMDIIQPLMDMANEALQTQPLVAAEPQAQFSAEPPAAPPLSQMSDSDALAAVAQLFQSPHGHEIQRMLENWQQAEKMRAAGATNGPDAAPGNVPLPVVQEDGSAPAENLLGRFDYDAELGGEVAAPNPATGSFGVGGVGQMHNVAALPPLVAGHGHDAGGFECGGIGGSGVASLGERLSFPGPYHYRDESASRRAQPTEDLSSRRPRVYGGRSRSRSRSPRRRSPPPPRSRRRWGSRSRSADRRRRSPLRTVEERRRDRERRQKGLPAFKSKMLCVCTTTLWLGQLDKKTQESDVVSLLEEFGQIQSVNMIPPRGCAYAVMVHRLDAYTALNKLSRGSFKVNGKLVKVAWAFNKGLKRTHKKFWDVDQGVTYIPWDQVKGDELESYQDGGMLDPDTLKEEWKKSLELNRPRPETAVAVLPETTTTENGLSGTTGSAETPIQVPAGPLPFSPLTPPAMASAPAAFAVPLELAGNSTAVQSTSAEPHPPPFPRLGSPPLPPPPPFPRLGSPPPALSRLGSPPQPPPASPTATANLPPQRFLPPLAAPGGPPFPSERFRPPFPPRGPPFTRPEGATSPPSRWRFVGPPRHTLRGGW; from the exons ATGGAAGCGGTCAGCGCCTTCAATTCGGAG CTCTTCTCCATGAACGAGATGCAGCCTCCGATATCTCGAGCCAAGATGATGGCCGTCACTAAGTTGGCCATCAAAGCCATCAAG CTCTTCAAACACGTCGTCCAGATCGTCGAAAAGTTTATCAAGCGG TGTAAACCAGAGCTAAAAGTGCCGGGCTTGTACGTGGTGGACTCCATCGTGCGTCAGTCGCGTCATCAGTTCGGAGTAGAAAAGGATGTCTTCGGGCCACGCTTCTTGAAAAACTTTTCAGAGACCTTCCAGAACCTTTTACTCTGCCCGGAAGACGACAAG GCCAAAATTGTCCGGGTGTTGAACCTGTGGCAGAAGAATGCCATGTTTGACATGGACATCATTCAGCCTCTGATGGACATGGCAAATGAAGCCCTGCAGACTCAACCCTTGG TTGCCGCAGAGCCGCAAGCACAATTTTCGGCAGAGCCCCCCGCGGCCCCGCCTTTGTCTCAGATGTCCGATTCCGACGCTCTGGCCGCCGTGGCCCAACTGTTCCAGTCCCCGCACGGTCACGAG ATTCAAAGAATGCTTGAAAATTGGCAGCAAGCGGAGAAGATGCGGGCGGCGGGCGCCACCAACGGGCCGGACGCCGCCCCGGGGAACGTGCCCCTCCCCGTCGTGCAAGAAGATGGGAGCGCCCCGGCGGAG AACCTACTGGGCCGCTTTGATTACGACGCCGAACTCGGCGGGGAAGTCGCCGCGCCGAACCCGGCGACGGGCTCTTT CGGCGTCGGTGGCGTCGGACAGATGCACAACGTGGCCGCTCTTCCTCCATTGGTAGCGGGACACGGACACGACGCGGGCGGCTTCGAG TGCGGCGGCATCGGGGGCAGTGGCGTGGCGAGTCTTGGCGAGCGTCTCTCCTTTCCCGGCCCGTACCATTACAGAGACGAGTCCGCGTCACGCCGC GCCCAGCCGACGGAGGATCTGTCCTCGCGGAGACCCAGAGTCTATGGCGGGAGAAGCAGATCTCGCTCTCG ATCTCCCAGGAGAAgatcgccgccaccgccgcgctCCCGAAGGCGCTGGGGCTCCAGATCGCGCTCGGccgaccgccgccgccgctccccCCTGCGCACCGTCGAAGAGCGCCGGCGAGACAGGGAGCGCCGGCAGAAGGGGCTGCCGGCCTTCAAGAGCAAGATGCTTTGCG TGTGCACCACTACGTTATGGCTCGGTCAGCTGGACAAGAAAACCCAAGAGTCGGACGTGGTGTCCCTCCTGGAGGAGTTTGGTCAGATCCAGTCCGTCAAC ATGATCCCTCCGAGGGGTTGCGCCTACGCCGTGATGGTCcacagattggacgcctacaCGGCTCTCAACAAGCTCAGTCGCGGCTCCTTTAAAGTCAACGGGAAGTTGGTCAAG GTGGCGTGGGCTTTTAACAAAGGCTTGAAGCGCACTCACAAGAAGTTTTGGGACGTGGACCAAGGAGTCACCTACATCCCCTGGGACCAAGTCAAAGGCGACGAACTGGAAAGCTACCAGGATGGCGGAATGCTGGACCCCGACACGCTAAAAGAAG agtggaaaaaaagtctGGAGCTCAACAGGCCGCGCCCGGAAACGGCGGTGGCCGTGCTTCCAGAGACGACGACGACAGAAAACGGCCTCTCGGGAACGACGGGGAGCGCCGAGACTCCGATTCAG GTGCCGGCAGGTCCGCTTCCCTTTTCGCCGTTGACGCCGCCGGCGATGGCGTCGGCGCCAGCAGCTTTCGCCGTCCCGCTGGAGTTGGCGGGCAACAGCACAG CCGTCCAATCTACGAGCGCCGAGCCCCACCCGCCGCCGTTCCCCCGACTGGGCtccccgccgctgccgccgccgccgccgttcccCCGGCTGGGTTCCCCGCCGCCGGCGCTCTCCCGATTGGGCTCCCCGCCACAGCCTCCGCCGGCGTCCCCGACCGCAACGGCGAACCTCCCTCCTCAGCGCTTCCTCCCGCCCCTCGCCGCGCCCGGAGGACCCCCCTTCCCCTCGGAGAGATTCCGTCCGCCGTTCCCCCCCCGCGGACCCCCTTTCACGCGGCCGGAGGGCGCGACGTCGCCCCCTTCCAGATGGAGGTTTGTCGGACCACCTCGCCACACCCTCCGGGGGGGCTGGTGA
- the LOC144083163 gene encoding SR-related and CTD-associated factor 4-like isoform X1 — MEAVSAFNSELFSMNEMQPPISRAKMMAVTKLAIKAIKLFKHVVQIVEKFIKRCKPELKVPGLYVVDSIVRQSRHQFGVEKDVFGPRFLKNFSETFQNLLLCPEDDKAKIVRVLNLWQKNAMFDMDIIQPLMDMANEALQTQPLVAAEPQAQFSAEPPAAPPLSQMSDSDALAAVAQLFQSPHGHEIQRMLENWQQAEKMRAAGATNGPDAAPGNVPLPVVQEDGSAPAENLLGRFDYDAELGGEVAAPNPATGSFGVGGVGQMHNVAALPPLVAGHGHDAGGFECGGIGGSGVASLGERLSFPGPYHYRDESASRRAQPTEDLSSRRPRVYGGRSRSRSRSPRRRSPPPPRSRRRWGSRSRSADRRRRSPLRTVEERRRDRERRQKGLPAFKSKMLCVCTTTLWLGQLDKKTQESDVVSLLEEFGQIQSVNMIPPRGCAYAVMVHRLDAYTALNKLSRGSFKVNGKLVKVAWAFNKGLKRTHKKFWDVDQGVTYIPWDQVKGDELESYQDGGMLDPDTLKEEWKKSLELNRPRPETAVAVLPETTTTENGLSGTTGSAETPIQQVPAGPLPFSPLTPPAMASAPAAFAVPLELAGNSTAVQSTSAEPHPPPFPRLGSPPLPPPPPFPRLGSPPPALSRLGSPPQPPPASPTATANLPPQRFLPPLAAPGGPPFPSERFRPPFPPRGPPFTRPEGATSPPSRWRFVGPPRHTLRGGW, encoded by the exons ATGGAAGCGGTCAGCGCCTTCAATTCGGAG CTCTTCTCCATGAACGAGATGCAGCCTCCGATATCTCGAGCCAAGATGATGGCCGTCACTAAGTTGGCCATCAAAGCCATCAAG CTCTTCAAACACGTCGTCCAGATCGTCGAAAAGTTTATCAAGCGG TGTAAACCAGAGCTAAAAGTGCCGGGCTTGTACGTGGTGGACTCCATCGTGCGTCAGTCGCGTCATCAGTTCGGAGTAGAAAAGGATGTCTTCGGGCCACGCTTCTTGAAAAACTTTTCAGAGACCTTCCAGAACCTTTTACTCTGCCCGGAAGACGACAAG GCCAAAATTGTCCGGGTGTTGAACCTGTGGCAGAAGAATGCCATGTTTGACATGGACATCATTCAGCCTCTGATGGACATGGCAAATGAAGCCCTGCAGACTCAACCCTTGG TTGCCGCAGAGCCGCAAGCACAATTTTCGGCAGAGCCCCCCGCGGCCCCGCCTTTGTCTCAGATGTCCGATTCCGACGCTCTGGCCGCCGTGGCCCAACTGTTCCAGTCCCCGCACGGTCACGAG ATTCAAAGAATGCTTGAAAATTGGCAGCAAGCGGAGAAGATGCGGGCGGCGGGCGCCACCAACGGGCCGGACGCCGCCCCGGGGAACGTGCCCCTCCCCGTCGTGCAAGAAGATGGGAGCGCCCCGGCGGAG AACCTACTGGGCCGCTTTGATTACGACGCCGAACTCGGCGGGGAAGTCGCCGCGCCGAACCCGGCGACGGGCTCTTT CGGCGTCGGTGGCGTCGGACAGATGCACAACGTGGCCGCTCTTCCTCCATTGGTAGCGGGACACGGACACGACGCGGGCGGCTTCGAG TGCGGCGGCATCGGGGGCAGTGGCGTGGCGAGTCTTGGCGAGCGTCTCTCCTTTCCCGGCCCGTACCATTACAGAGACGAGTCCGCGTCACGCCGC GCCCAGCCGACGGAGGATCTGTCCTCGCGGAGACCCAGAGTCTATGGCGGGAGAAGCAGATCTCGCTCTCG ATCTCCCAGGAGAAgatcgccgccaccgccgcgctCCCGAAGGCGCTGGGGCTCCAGATCGCGCTCGGccgaccgccgccgccgctccccCCTGCGCACCGTCGAAGAGCGCCGGCGAGACAGGGAGCGCCGGCAGAAGGGGCTGCCGGCCTTCAAGAGCAAGATGCTTTGCG TGTGCACCACTACGTTATGGCTCGGTCAGCTGGACAAGAAAACCCAAGAGTCGGACGTGGTGTCCCTCCTGGAGGAGTTTGGTCAGATCCAGTCCGTCAAC ATGATCCCTCCGAGGGGTTGCGCCTACGCCGTGATGGTCcacagattggacgcctacaCGGCTCTCAACAAGCTCAGTCGCGGCTCCTTTAAAGTCAACGGGAAGTTGGTCAAG GTGGCGTGGGCTTTTAACAAAGGCTTGAAGCGCACTCACAAGAAGTTTTGGGACGTGGACCAAGGAGTCACCTACATCCCCTGGGACCAAGTCAAAGGCGACGAACTGGAAAGCTACCAGGATGGCGGAATGCTGGACCCCGACACGCTAAAAGAAG agtggaaaaaaagtctGGAGCTCAACAGGCCGCGCCCGGAAACGGCGGTGGCCGTGCTTCCAGAGACGACGACGACAGAAAACGGCCTCTCGGGAACGACGGGGAGCGCCGAGACTCCGATTCAG CAGGTGCCGGCAGGTCCGCTTCCCTTTTCGCCGTTGACGCCGCCGGCGATGGCGTCGGCGCCAGCAGCTTTCGCCGTCCCGCTGGAGTTGGCGGGCAACAGCACAG CCGTCCAATCTACGAGCGCCGAGCCCCACCCGCCGCCGTTCCCCCGACTGGGCtccccgccgctgccgccgccgccgccgttcccCCGGCTGGGTTCCCCGCCGCCGGCGCTCTCCCGATTGGGCTCCCCGCCACAGCCTCCGCCGGCGTCCCCGACCGCAACGGCGAACCTCCCTCCTCAGCGCTTCCTCCCGCCCCTCGCCGCGCCCGGAGGACCCCCCTTCCCCTCGGAGAGATTCCGTCCGCCGTTCCCCCCCCGCGGACCCCCTTTCACGCGGCCGGAGGGCGCGACGTCGCCCCCTTCCAGATGGAGGTTTGTCGGACCACCTCGCCACACCCTCCGGGGGGGCTGGTGA
- the mrap gene encoding melanocortin-2 receptor accessory protein, with the protein MENSSFAGWEYYYGYVDPVVVDASKLKYHKYSVVIIFWITLAAFVGMLFFILNLMSSGGGGRSSWRRSQRRSQRRHTSSTLI; encoded by the exons ATGGAAAACTCCAGCTTTGCCGGGTGGGAATATTATTATGGCTACGTGGATCCAGTCGTCGTGGATGCCAGCAAATTGAAATATCACAAAT ATTCCGTCGTGATCATCTTTTGGATCACTCTGGCGGCCTTCGTGGGGATGCTCTTCTTCATCCTCAATCTCATGTCgagcggcggtggcggccgCTCGTCTTG GAGACGCAGCCAAAGGAGAAGTCAGAGGAGGCACACGTCATCCACTTTAATATGA